From a single Cytophagales bacterium WSM2-2 genomic region:
- a CDS encoding (2Fe-2S) ferredoxin has product MTDHSLYLKNLWYFAFHGSSLKSGKLTGKEILGEKIVFGRDKDGKPFALRDNCAHRGVPLSQGWFKNDTIQCCYHGWEFGTDGVCKSIPALPPGGTVDISKIKVFQYPCREISGTVWVYIPEKKLPNLEPKMPPPDLVLASDKKFLHVETVTLPADIDHSVIGLIDPSHVTFVHQSWYWRSAKKLKLKEKKFEPTPLGFKMVRHTPSNNSKGYGVLKGGTSTEITFEIPGIRTEHIKVGEKNEIISITVLTPINEKETELTHIFYSSLAVSRWLWWPLKRLGRQFIGQDLAVFKKLSEGLKSKPTLSLIGEPDMQARWYYEIKRLWAIAQQNNEPFVNPVKPQVLHWVT; this is encoded by the coding sequence ATGACTGACCATTCTTTATACCTTAAAAATCTCTGGTACTTTGCATTTCACGGCTCCTCACTGAAATCCGGAAAATTGACAGGAAAGGAAATCCTTGGCGAAAAAATCGTATTCGGACGAGACAAGGATGGTAAACCTTTTGCCTTACGCGACAATTGTGCCCACAGGGGTGTGCCGTTATCACAGGGTTGGTTTAAGAATGATACTATTCAATGCTGTTATCACGGCTGGGAGTTCGGGACGGATGGTGTATGTAAGAGCATTCCTGCCCTTCCTCCGGGAGGTACCGTTGATATTTCGAAAATCAAAGTCTTTCAATATCCCTGCAGGGAAATCAGCGGAACGGTTTGGGTATACATCCCTGAAAAAAAACTACCAAATCTTGAGCCAAAAATGCCACCACCGGATTTGGTCCTGGCCAGTGATAAAAAATTCCTTCATGTAGAGACGGTTACGCTTCCCGCAGATATAGATCATTCTGTGATCGGGCTGATTGATCCGTCACACGTGACCTTTGTGCATCAGTCGTGGTATTGGCGTTCTGCAAAGAAACTGAAATTGAAGGAAAAGAAATTCGAACCTACACCCCTTGGATTTAAAATGGTAAGACATACACCTTCCAATAATTCCAAGGGTTATGGAGTTTTGAAAGGAGGAACTTCAACTGAAATAACTTTTGAGATACCAGGCATTCGTACTGAACATATTAAAGTAGGAGAGAAGAACGAGATCATCTCAATTACAGTTCTCACACCGATAAATGAAAAGGAGACCGAGCTCACGCACATTTTTTACAGCTCATTGGCGGTCTCCCGTTGGCTTTGGTGGCCTTTAAAGCGACTGGGCAGGCAGTTTATTGGCCAGGATCTGGCAGTATTCAAAAAATTAAGCGAAGGCCTGAAATCCAAGCCCACGCTTTCACTCATTGGTGAACCCGATATGCAGGCACGTTGGTATTACGAGATCAAGCGCCTGTGGGCAATTGCGCAACAGAATAATGAGCCATTTGTAAATCCTGTAAAACCCCAGGTGCTCCACTGGGTCACCTAG
- a CDS encoding helicase, whose translation MEDFLGAAAQFINTTSSHIFLTGKAGTGKTTFLRNLGELTHKPHIVVAPTGIAALNAGGVTIHSQFLLPPVTFLPDRFLPEDFSEGGRFINQNSLARKHPLNSARKQVLRAIDLLVIDEVSMLRADLLDAIDYRMKAARGNFRQSFGGAQVLFIGDLFQLPPIVRNDEKATLSQYYNSAWFYEAKALQDSPPVYIELDKIFRQHDPEFINILNNLRNNVTSREDIETLNQYYKTSDEISELHEVITLTTHNAKADEINQRELSKLPSQSHTFKAYIEADFPENLYPVLSKIELREGAQIMFTRNDNEEKSYFNGKLATVKEISGEEVWVEMAGTHEPYQLKRERWENKKYTVNKTTNDLDDEVIGAFEQFPIKLAWAITVHKSQGLTFDRAIIDVGSAFADGQVYVALSRLRTLQGLTLRTRINPSAISTDRQVVEFVKANHLPHQLEHVMKERQQVFIRHLIDKTFDFSGLIKDIQYVQKDQTEAEGFKEDSMKPVLQQIAESLEGEQPITEKFKGQLTSLLTANEQPRLIERLSKGSDYYKNVLLQNLEKLLRHLEEMKQHKRVKTYVNQLSDIDQAITKKLEEVDKASLLVNAILNGEEKFDFGPLNKRRAEERTQLLEEIKKQTGTQSSTTRKEKKPKERKSKSKDGLTTFETTLQMLSNGMGPEQIAKERGLAVGTIEGHLAKAVEAGSISIYKFMNDSAVTEIVLALSEMKEGFTSKDLYGKLKGKFGYGQLRAVMAHVKNSKT comes from the coding sequence ATGGAAGATTTTCTTGGGGCTGCGGCTCAGTTCATTAATACTACTTCAAGTCACATTTTCCTCACGGGAAAGGCAGGTACAGGCAAGACCACATTTCTCAGGAACCTGGGTGAGCTTACCCACAAACCACATATTGTCGTAGCGCCCACAGGCATTGCTGCTCTCAATGCAGGTGGCGTCACTATTCATTCTCAATTTTTATTGCCACCCGTTACCTTCCTTCCTGACCGGTTTCTCCCGGAAGATTTCAGTGAAGGAGGGAGGTTCATCAACCAAAACTCGCTGGCACGCAAACATCCGCTTAACAGTGCACGCAAGCAGGTGCTTCGCGCCATCGACTTATTGGTGATTGACGAGGTGAGTATGTTACGGGCTGATTTATTGGATGCTATTGACTACCGGATGAAAGCCGCTCGTGGTAATTTCAGACAAAGTTTTGGTGGAGCACAAGTGTTATTTATTGGTGATCTATTCCAGCTGCCACCCATAGTCCGTAACGATGAGAAGGCAACATTATCTCAATATTATAATAGTGCCTGGTTTTATGAAGCGAAAGCGCTGCAAGACAGTCCACCTGTATATATAGAGCTGGATAAGATTTTCAGACAGCACGATCCTGAGTTCATTAACATCCTGAATAACCTGAGGAACAATGTTACTTCTCGTGAGGATATTGAGACGTTGAATCAATACTATAAAACTTCCGATGAAATTAGCGAACTACATGAAGTAATCACACTCACTACACACAATGCCAAAGCGGATGAGATAAACCAACGAGAACTGAGTAAGCTGCCTTCACAATCTCATACTTTTAAGGCGTACATCGAAGCGGATTTTCCCGAGAATTTGTACCCGGTATTGTCGAAGATCGAGTTGAGGGAGGGAGCGCAGATTATGTTTACCCGAAACGACAACGAAGAGAAATCGTACTTCAATGGGAAGCTAGCCACCGTGAAAGAGATAAGCGGAGAAGAGGTGTGGGTTGAGATGGCGGGTACTCATGAACCTTATCAGCTGAAGCGAGAACGCTGGGAGAATAAAAAATATACAGTAAACAAAACCACCAACGATCTTGATGATGAAGTGATAGGTGCTTTTGAGCAATTTCCGATCAAGTTGGCCTGGGCGATCACCGTACACAAGAGCCAGGGGCTCACTTTCGACAGGGCGATCATTGATGTAGGCAGTGCTTTTGCTGATGGCCAGGTGTATGTGGCACTTTCACGGTTGCGTACGTTGCAGGGGCTTACATTGCGCACGCGTATCAACCCTTCAGCGATCAGTACCGATCGCCAGGTTGTAGAGTTTGTGAAAGCCAATCACTTGCCGCATCAGCTCGAACATGTGATGAAGGAGCGTCAACAGGTTTTTATCAGGCATCTGATCGACAAGACTTTTGATTTCTCCGGATTGATAAAAGACATTCAATATGTTCAAAAAGATCAGACTGAAGCAGAAGGATTTAAAGAAGATTCGATGAAGCCGGTGCTTCAGCAGATTGCGGAATCACTGGAAGGTGAGCAACCCATTACAGAAAAATTTAAAGGACAATTGACGAGTCTGCTCACAGCTAATGAGCAACCACGATTAATAGAGCGCCTGAGTAAGGGTAGCGACTATTACAAAAACGTTTTATTGCAGAACCTTGAAAAATTATTGAGGCATTTGGAAGAAATGAAACAGCACAAGCGTGTGAAAACGTATGTGAATCAATTGTCGGACATAGACCAGGCGATTACCAAAAAACTGGAAGAAGTAGACAAAGCTTCTCTATTGGTAAACGCCATTTTGAATGGCGAAGAGAAGTTTGACTTTGGACCATTGAATAAAAGGCGTGCAGAAGAACGAACACAGTTATTAGAGGAAATAAAAAAACAGACAGGAACTCAATCGTCCACGACTCGAAAGGAGAAGAAACCGAAAGAGCGCAAATCGAAGAGCAAAGATGGGCTCACTACTTTTGAGACCACCTTGCAGATGCTAAGCAACGGCATGGGACCGGAACAGATCGCCAAAGAACGTGGGCTTGCTGTTGGTACAATTGAAGGACATTTGGCCAAGGCTGTAGAGGCGGGAAGTATCAGTATTTATAAATTCATGAATGACAGTGCTGTTACAGAAATTGTGCTGGCACTTTCAGAAATGAAAGAAGGCTTTACATCCAAAGATTTGTATGGCAAGCTTAAGGGAAAGTTTGGTTATGGCCAGCTGCGGGCAGTGATGGCCCATGTGAAGAACTCGAAAACCTGA